The proteins below come from a single Ancylothrix sp. D3o genomic window:
- a CDS encoding Eco57I restriction-modification methylase domain-containing protein, which produces MSAPSNALFHRKTFNIALGGFSFPPDLEMRHTKILQWIAALENGTLDEIKEVSLHGSFLNDIFKEVLGYRSVIQGEGKIWEIYAEQTISASGGIADGALGFFTAIEKSKGKVKLSGKIVAPIELKAAKNDLDRPAPGRKDSAVDQGWGYANCTPDCRWIIVSNYRELRLYQTTKSKVYYEQFFLRDLKDLDGFKRFYFLLCRQNFLAKSPQALSVIDELLAKSNEAQEEITKKLYAEYKEVRFNLVKHFQFQGAKNIINQDAVLIEKAQKTLDRILFIAFCEDRGLLPERTIAKAHDHKDPYNPRPIWENYKAIFRWVDQGNDDPPIAGYNGGLFKLDTVLDEQLFVTDLLCSQLKQLSRFDFDTEVSVDILGRIFEQSVTDLEELKAETTGTQFDKKKGKRKSQGVFYTPAWVTQYIVEVALGGYLKRREKELHDKFELENIPEKATKKRKEAEIKFWETYRDEVLKNTRVLDPACGSGAFLMAAFDYLLQEYERVNLALAALENTPGQRSLFDLNTSILNNNLYGVDLSAESVEITKLSLWLKTAEMGKPLTYLDENIKVGNSIVGDSRFAEKAFNWEKEFAEVFADGGFDVVIGNPPYVRQELLSPIKPYLQANYESYDGVADLYTYFYEKGLKLLKKGGLLSYIVTNKWLRAGYGEALRRFFVKEGIIEKIIDFGHAPIFEDADTFPCILALRKPDFSENVAENKVIVCAVPRECLADINLSQYVEEKSYKISQSRFTADAWSLEPAEVDELMQKIKRVGIPLKDFAGVKPYRGILTGLNDAFYIDEATKNRLIQADTKCAEIIKPFLRGQDIKRWHCEWQNLWLIFTRRGIDIDAYPSVKQYLNQYRKNLEPRPKDWDIIKNGEWKGRKSGSYRWYEMQDAVDYWRMFEQPKIIYQEINTFPSYAIDINSHFLNNKVFLLPKADLYVCACLNSPIGWWIAHRLFPKMIGDAVTPRGDLMVDFPIAIPTDEIRAEIEPKVTRLIEITKINQQAYREVLDWLQIEQNIEKPGQKLEDFASLEADEFIAEIKKRKPKGNTSLSPAGLKAVREVYNEYAPAISSRKAEALKLEKQLSDLVNQAYELTPEEINLMWKTAPPRMPVIR; this is translated from the coding sequence ATGTCTGCTCCAAGTAATGCTCTTTTTCACCGCAAAACTTTCAATATTGCGCTGGGGGGGTTTAGTTTTCCGCCGGATCTGGAAATGCGCCACACAAAAATTCTCCAGTGGATCGCGGCTTTGGAAAATGGCACTTTGGATGAAATTAAAGAAGTGTCTTTGCATGGAAGTTTTCTTAACGATATTTTTAAAGAGGTTTTGGGGTATCGTTCTGTTATTCAAGGAGAGGGGAAAATTTGGGAAATTTACGCGGAACAAACTATCTCGGCGAGTGGGGGGATAGCTGATGGTGCTTTGGGTTTTTTTACGGCAATTGAGAAGAGTAAGGGAAAGGTGAAATTGTCGGGTAAAATTGTTGCACCCATTGAGTTAAAAGCTGCTAAAAATGACCTCGACCGGCCCGCACCCGGACGTAAAGACTCTGCGGTTGATCAGGGATGGGGTTATGCAAATTGTACGCCTGATTGCCGGTGGATTATTGTCTCAAATTATCGGGAATTGCGGTTATATCAAACAACGAAGAGCAAAGTTTATTATGAACAGTTTTTCCTAAGAGATTTGAAAGATTTAGATGGGTTTAAGAGGTTTTATTTTTTGCTTTGCCGGCAGAATTTTTTAGCCAAAAGTCCTCAAGCTTTATCAGTTATAGATGAACTGCTGGCAAAATCAAATGAGGCGCAGGAAGAAATCACCAAAAAACTTTATGCCGAATATAAAGAAGTGCGGTTTAATTTGGTAAAGCATTTTCAATTTCAAGGTGCAAAAAACATCATAAATCAAGATGCAGTTTTAATCGAAAAAGCACAAAAAACCCTCGACCGGATTTTATTCATTGCTTTTTGTGAAGATAGAGGTTTATTGCCAGAAAGAACGATTGCTAAAGCGCATGATCATAAAGATCCCTATAACCCTCGGCCAATTTGGGAAAATTATAAAGCAATTTTTCGCTGGGTAGATCAGGGAAATGATGACCCACCAATTGCTGGTTATAATGGTGGTTTGTTTAAACTTGATACAGTTTTAGATGAGCAACTTTTTGTTACAGATTTGCTTTGCAGCCAACTGAAACAATTAAGCAGATTTGATTTTGATACAGAGGTTTCTGTTGATATTTTAGGGCGAATTTTTGAGCAGTCTGTAACTGATTTAGAAGAACTAAAAGCAGAAACCACCGGCACCCAATTTGATAAAAAGAAAGGCAAAAGAAAAAGCCAAGGAGTCTTTTATACTCCTGCTTGGGTAACGCAATATATTGTAGAAGTTGCACTTGGTGGATATTTGAAAAGACGAGAAAAGGAACTGCACGATAAATTTGAGTTAGAAAACATCCCAGAAAAAGCAACAAAAAAGCGAAAAGAAGCAGAAATTAAGTTTTGGGAAACTTACCGCGATGAAGTTTTGAAAAACACACGAGTGCTTGACCCCGCTTGCGGTTCCGGTGCATTTTTAATGGCGGCTTTTGATTATTTGTTGCAGGAATATGAACGGGTAAATTTAGCTTTGGCGGCGTTGGAAAATACCCCCGGACAGCGGAGTTTGTTTGATTTAAATACGAGCATTTTAAATAATAACTTATACGGGGTAGATTTGTCGGCGGAGTCAGTGGAGATTACGAAACTTTCGCTGTGGTTGAAAACGGCAGAAATGGGAAAACCTTTAACTTATTTGGATGAAAATATTAAGGTAGGAAATTCCATAGTTGGGGATTCGCGTTTTGCCGAAAAAGCGTTTAATTGGGAAAAAGAATTTGCTGAAGTTTTTGCAGATGGGGGGTTTGATGTGGTGATTGGAAATCCTCCTTATGTGCGACAGGAGTTGTTATCGCCAATTAAGCCTTATTTGCAGGCAAATTATGAATCTTACGATGGGGTTGCAGATTTATATACCTATTTTTATGAAAAAGGTTTGAAGCTGCTTAAAAAAGGCGGTTTGCTGTCTTATATTGTGACGAATAAATGGCTGCGCGCCGGGTATGGGGAAGCATTACGCCGGTTTTTTGTCAAGGAGGGAATTATAGAAAAAATTATCGATTTTGGACACGCGCCCATTTTTGAAGATGCGGATACTTTTCCTTGTATTCTTGCGCTGAGGAAGCCAGATTTTTCAGAGAATGTAGCAGAAAATAAGGTGATTGTTTGTGCGGTTCCGCGTGAATGTTTGGCAGATATTAACTTGAGTCAATATGTGGAAGAAAAAAGTTATAAGATTTCGCAGTCGCGTTTTACGGCGGATGCTTGGAGTTTGGAACCGGCAGAAGTTGATGAGTTAATGCAGAAAATTAAGCGTGTGGGAATTCCGCTGAAAGATTTTGCCGGCGTTAAGCCTTATCGCGGAATTTTAACCGGCTTAAATGATGCGTTTTATATTGATGAAGCTACAAAAAATCGTTTGATTCAGGCAGATACGAAATGTGCGGAAATTATTAAGCCTTTTCTGCGGGGACAAGATATTAAACGCTGGCATTGTGAATGGCAAAATCTGTGGTTAATTTTTACCCGTCGTGGGATTGATATAGACGCTTATCCTAGTGTGAAACAATATTTAAACCAGTATCGGAAAAATTTAGAACCTCGTCCCAAAGATTGGGATATTATTAAAAATGGTGAATGGAAAGGCAGAAAATCGGGCAGCTATAGGTGGTATGAAATGCAGGATGCTGTTGACTATTGGCGAATGTTTGAACAGCCTAAAATTATTTATCAAGAAATTAACACTTTTCCTAGTTATGCCATAGATATAAATAGTCACTTTCTAAACAACAAAGTTTTTCTTTTACCCAAAGCTGATTTGTATGTTTGTGCTTGTCTTAATTCACCGATAGGGTGGTGGATAGCACATCGATTATTTCCTAAGATGATAGGCGATGCTGTGACTCCGCGTGGTGATTTGATGGTTGATTTTCCCATCGCAATTCCTACAGATGAAATTCGCGCTGAAATTGAACCAAAAGTGACGCGGTTAATTGAAATCACCAAAATTAATCAACAAGCGTATCGAGAGGTCTTAGACTGGCTGCAAATTGAACAAAATATCGAGAAACCTGGACAAAAATTAGAAGATTTTGCGAGTTTGGAGGCTGACGAATTTATTGCGGAAATTAAAAAGCGAAAACCCAAAGGAAACAC